The following proteins come from a genomic window of Bacteroidales bacterium:
- a CDS encoding glycosyltransferase: MNKRKIKVVWLCHLNNKLIEERLKINQSKEFAPWISRLIEIFNEYSSNVELHIVAPYWPILTYNYFVDNNIHYHFFPYRIVPGKSGYSCLIHVKTNYLYTKSWIRKIVEKICPDIIHLFGFENPRYSSGVFQLKDKYPVVITVQGFASAQYVKKLRKAHIKRLMIEQQIIMQFKYFGVRNTVMKDFISFINQDPIFFQHEIPVTKPDLKSSDKINKYDFVFFARVCKDKGIEDLIKSLAIIKKSKNNVSLCIIGQLVKSYKQKFYDLISEFKLNNNITYKGELQNQNDVHRIALTAKISVLPTLTDTIPGTILESMFMKIPCVSYTTGSIPSLNEHYETIKLVERGSIKELAKQMDFLLDNPDYSSKMADKAYEYVSKRWDDKKIYNDIKNIYSELLNE, from the coding sequence ATGAACAAGAGAAAAATAAAAGTTGTCTGGCTGTGCCATCTAAATAATAAATTAATTGAGGAAAGACTTAAAATTAATCAAAGCAAAGAGTTCGCTCCATGGATAAGTCGACTTATTGAAATTTTCAACGAATATAGTAGTAATGTTGAGCTACATATTGTAGCTCCTTATTGGCCAATATTAACATATAATTACTTTGTAGATAACAATATCCATTATCATTTTTTTCCTTATAGAATAGTTCCCGGGAAAAGTGGATACAGCTGTTTAATACATGTTAAAACCAATTATTTATATACTAAAAGTTGGATTAGAAAAATTGTAGAAAAAATTTGCCCGGATATAATTCATTTATTTGGTTTCGAAAATCCGCGTTATTCGTCAGGTGTCTTTCAACTTAAAGATAAATATCCGGTTGTTATTACTGTACAAGGATTTGCTTCCGCACAATATGTGAAAAAATTGAGAAAAGCTCACATAAAGAGATTGATGATTGAACAGCAAATAATTATGCAATTTAAATATTTTGGTGTAAGAAATACGGTAATGAAAGATTTTATTAGTTTTATAAATCAAGATCCAATATTTTTCCAACATGAAATACCTGTTACAAAGCCTGATCTAAAATCATCTGATAAAATTAATAAATATGATTTTGTGTTTTTTGCGAGAGTATGTAAAGATAAAGGGATTGAGGACTTAATAAAAAGTTTAGCAATTATTAAAAAAAGCAAAAACAATGTCTCTTTATGTATAATTGGACAATTAGTAAAATCGTACAAGCAAAAATTTTACGATTTAATATCAGAGTTTAAACTTAATAATAATATCACATATAAGGGAGAATTGCAAAATCAAAATGATGTGCATAGAATTGCATTAACTGCAAAAATTAGTGTATTGCCTACCTTGACTGATACTATTCCCGGCACTATCCTGGAAAGCATGTTTATGAAAATCCCATGTGTATCATATACCACAGGCAGTATTCCATCTTTAAATGAGCATTATGAAACAATCAAACTGGTTGAAAGAGGCAGCATTAAAGAATTAGCAAAACAAATGGATTTTCTTTTAGATAATCCGGATTATTCAAGTAAGATGGCTGACAAAGCCTATGAGTATGTTAGTAAGAGATGGGATGATAAAAAAATATATAATGACATTAAAAATATTTATAGCGAGTTATTAAATGAATAG
- a CDS encoding LegC family aminotransferase has product MQVRFQKTVDFIRKIYNKPEGFIPLHVPAFIGNEKKYLNDCIDSTFVSSVGKFVDRFEIKMSKYTGSAKAVTCVNGTNALHLALLMVGVERDTEVITQPLTFIATANAISYCSAKPVFLDVDLDTMGLSPKALLHFLESETVQKAGACYNKTTKQKISACVPMHTFGHPCRIYEIIKICNHYHIPVVEDAAESLGSFYNGQHTGTFGKIGILSFNGNKTITTGGGGMILTNDEELGKHIKHLTTQAKVPHPWEYIHDHVGYNYRMPNINAALGVAQMEQLETFLENKRKTANQYKYFFEKQGIEFFTEPENSCSNYWLNIILLNDRKQRDEFLKFTNENGIMTRPIWRLMNKLEMFKDCQTGDLSNVEWLEDRVINIPSSIRN; this is encoded by the coding sequence ATGCAGGTAAGATTTCAGAAAACAGTTGATTTTATTCGAAAAATTTATAATAAGCCGGAAGGCTTTATACCATTGCATGTTCCTGCATTCATAGGTAACGAAAAAAAATACCTAAACGATTGTATTGATTCAACTTTTGTTTCTAGTGTAGGGAAATTTGTTGATCGGTTTGAAATAAAAATGTCAAAATACACAGGATCAGCAAAGGCAGTAACTTGTGTAAACGGCACGAATGCTCTTCACCTTGCTCTACTAATGGTAGGTGTTGAAAGAGATACAGAGGTAATCACTCAACCGTTAACCTTCATTGCAACTGCCAATGCCATCAGTTACTGTAGTGCAAAACCCGTATTTCTTGATGTTGATTTGGATACTATGGGTTTAAGCCCAAAAGCACTACTTCATTTTTTAGAAAGTGAAACTGTACAAAAAGCAGGCGCTTGTTACAATAAAACGACAAAGCAGAAAATATCGGCTTGTGTCCCTATGCATACCTTTGGCCATCCCTGCCGTATTTATGAAATAATTAAAATTTGTAACCATTACCATATCCCTGTTGTAGAAGATGCCGCCGAAAGCTTAGGTAGTTTTTATAATGGGCAACATACCGGTACTTTTGGAAAAATTGGCATTTTGAGTTTTAATGGCAATAAAACCATCACCACTGGCGGAGGAGGAATGATACTGACCAATGATGAAGAGTTGGGAAAACATATAAAGCATTTGACTACACAAGCTAAAGTGCCACATCCTTGGGAATACATTCACGACCACGTGGGATACAATTACCGCATGCCAAACATAAACGCTGCACTTGGTGTTGCTCAAATGGAACAATTGGAAACGTTTCTTGAAAATAAGCGGAAGACTGCAAATCAATACAAATATTTCTTTGAAAAGCAAGGCATAGAATTTTTTACGGAGCCGGAGAATAGTTGTTCCAATTATTGGTTAAATATAATTCTCTTAAATGACAGAAAACAGCGGGATGAGTTTCTGAAATTCACTAACGAAAATGGCATCATGACCCGCCCCATCTGGCGATTGATGAACAAACTGGAAATGTTCAAAGATTGCCAAACTGGAGATTTAAGTAATGTGGAATGGCTGGAGGATAGGGTAATAAATATTCCAAGCAGTATTAGAAACTGA
- a CDS encoding NAD-dependent 4,6-dehydratase LegB, with translation MPSKTQLSNSKILVTGADGFIGSHLTEALLEIGCQVRALSYYNSFNYWGWLEDIPSNPNLEIVTGDVRDPHYCKVITKDVDIIFHLAALIAIPYSYIAPDSYVNTNIKGTLNICQAAKEIGNIRVIHTSTSEVYGTALYVPIDEKHPKQPQSPYSASKIGADAIAMSFYNAFGLPLTIARPFNTYGSRQSARAVIPTIITQIASGTKQIKLGDVSPTRDFNYVKDICNGFIALAESDKTIGKEINIASNFEISMKDIFELIKNIMKSDVQFVTDEQRIRPGKSEVFRLWGDNTIIKELTGFAPNYTIEQGLKETCNWFRQVENLKKYKAGIYNL, from the coding sequence ATGCCTTCAAAAACCCAACTCTCAAACTCAAAAATCCTCGTAACAGGCGCAGACGGCTTTATTGGCTCTCATTTAACGGAAGCTTTACTTGAAATCGGTTGCCAAGTGAGGGCATTATCATATTATAACTCTTTCAATTATTGGGGTTGGCTCGAAGATATCCCATCTAATCCTAATCTTGAGATTGTGACAGGCGATGTTCGTGATCCTCATTATTGCAAAGTTATAACTAAAGATGTAGATATTATTTTTCACTTGGCTGCACTTATCGCCATCCCTTATTCTTATATTGCACCAGACAGTTATGTTAATACAAATATAAAAGGAACTTTAAATATTTGTCAGGCAGCAAAAGAGATTGGTAATATCCGTGTAATTCATACTTCCACTTCTGAGGTATATGGTACAGCCCTATACGTGCCCATTGATGAAAAACATCCCAAACAACCACAATCTCCATACAGTGCAAGTAAAATTGGGGCAGATGCTATTGCAATGAGTTTTTATAATGCTTTTGGTTTACCATTAACTATTGCACGCCCTTTTAATACGTATGGGTCCAGGCAATCAGCCAGAGCAGTCATTCCAACTATAATTACCCAGATAGCAAGTGGAACAAAACAAATCAAACTTGGAGATGTATCTCCGACAAGAGACTTTAATTATGTTAAGGATATTTGTAACGGATTTATTGCATTGGCCGAAAGTGATAAAACCATTGGAAAAGAAATTAACATTGCCTCCAATTTTGAAATATCCATGAAAGATATATTTGAATTAATAAAAAATATTATGAAATCGGATGTTCAATTTGTTACGGATGAACAAAGAATCAGACCCGGTAAATCTGAAGTTTTTCGTCTTTGGGGGGATAATACGATAATTAAAGAGCTGACTGGCTTTGCTCCTAATTATACCATCGAACAAGGTCTAAAAGAAACTTGTAATTGGTTTAGGCAAGTAGAGAATCTGAAAAAGTATAAGGCAGGAATATATAATTTGTAA
- a CDS encoding NAD-dependent epimerase/dehydratase family protein, whose amino-acid sequence MVKVGITGQAGFIGTHLFNTLSLHKEDFELVPSKDEFFSSSTSLENFVIHCDVIVHLAAMNRHNDPKVIYSTNIEIVQKLISALENTNSKAHVLFSSSSQEDNDNPYGKSKKEGRILLSNWAKKNGGGFTGLIIPNVFGPFGLPNYNSVVATFSHKLNHNETPKILTDAELKLIYVDELVQQIIAWIKEYKQNQVISEVRVPHTVEKKVSEILALLKNYKEQYVEQNIIPSLKSMFEINLFNTFRCYMDIKNHYPVHYVQHVDDRGKFVEIIRINDGGQVSFSTIKPGITRGDHFHTRKIERFSVIKGKALIQLRKIGTDKVIEFILSGEESSFVDMPIWYTHNIKNIGDDDLYTIFWINEFYDPKDPDTFILEV is encoded by the coding sequence ATGGTTAAAGTAGGAATAACAGGACAGGCGGGTTTTATTGGTACACATTTATTCAATACCCTTTCTTTACATAAAGAGGATTTCGAATTAGTTCCTTCTAAAGATGAATTTTTCTCATCCTCTACTTCTTTAGAAAATTTTGTAATACATTGTGATGTTATTGTTCATTTAGCAGCAATGAATCGTCATAATGATCCGAAAGTCATTTATAGCACAAATATTGAAATAGTTCAGAAGTTGATTTCTGCTTTAGAAAATACTAACAGTAAAGCTCATGTATTATTCTCTTCATCTTCTCAGGAAGATAATGACAATCCATACGGAAAATCAAAAAAAGAAGGACGAATACTACTAAGTAATTGGGCAAAGAAAAACGGTGGCGGATTTACCGGACTAATTATTCCAAATGTTTTTGGACCTTTCGGTTTGCCAAATTACAATTCCGTAGTTGCTACATTTTCTCATAAACTTAATCACAATGAAACACCCAAAATACTAACTGACGCTGAATTAAAGTTGATATATGTTGATGAACTTGTTCAACAAATTATTGCTTGGATAAAAGAATACAAACAAAATCAGGTTATTTCAGAAGTTAGAGTTCCTCATACTGTTGAAAAAAAAGTTTCTGAAATTCTAGCTTTATTAAAGAATTATAAAGAACAGTATGTAGAACAAAACATTATTCCTTCATTAAAGTCCATGTTTGAGATTAATCTATTTAATACATTTAGATGTTATATGGATATTAAAAACCATTATCCGGTACACTATGTTCAACATGTTGATGATAGAGGGAAATTTGTTGAAATCATTCGCATAAATGATGGAGGACAAGTTTCGTTCTCAACTATTAAACCTGGTATTACAAGAGGGGATCACTTTCATACCCGTAAAATTGAGCGGTTTTCAGTAATTAAAGGAAAGGCTTTAATTCAACTTAGAAAAATTGGAACGGATAAAGTAATAGAATTTATACTTTCAGGAGAAGAATCTTCTTTTGTTGATATGCCTATATGGTATACTCATAATATTAAAAATATTGGTGATGATGATTTATATACGATCTTCTGGATAAATGAGTTTTACGATCCAAAGGATCCTGACACATTTATTTTGGAGGTATAA
- a CDS encoding NeuD/PglB/VioB family sugar acetyltransferase: MNKEKIILVGGGGHCKSCIDVIEKEGRFEIEGIVDLPEKVGSSILEYKIIASDDDLEELSKKYSNFLVTVGQIQSPGLRINLFNKLIQLGVTLPVIKSPFAYISKYSRIDKGTIIMHHVIINASAYIGENCIINSKALIEHDAIVGNHCHISTGAIVNGGVKVGSRTFFGSGAVSKQYIEILEDSFVKANSIVR; this comes from the coding sequence ATGAATAAAGAAAAAATCATATTAGTTGGAGGTGGGGGACACTGTAAATCCTGTATTGATGTTATAGAGAAGGAAGGACGGTTTGAAATTGAAGGTATAGTTGATTTACCAGAGAAAGTTGGAAGTAGTATTTTAGAATACAAAATTATTGCTTCTGATGATGATTTAGAAGAATTGTCTAAGAAATATTCAAATTTTTTAGTAACAGTTGGGCAAATTCAATCCCCAGGTTTGAGAATTAATCTTTTCAATAAACTAATTCAATTAGGAGTTACACTTCCTGTCATAAAATCCCCATTTGCATATATTTCAAAATATTCAAGAATTGATAAAGGAACCATTATAATGCATCATGTAATAATCAATGCAAGTGCTTACATTGGTGAAAATTGTATTATTAACAGTAAAGCATTAATAGAACATGATGCTATTGTTGGCAATCATTGTCATATTTCTACAGGAGCTATAGTAAATGGAGGTGTAAAAGTTGGTAGTCGCACATTTTTTGGTAGTGGTGCAGTAAGCAAACAATATATTGAAATACTTGAAGATAGTTTTGTTAAAGCGAATTCAATCGTGAGATGA
- a CDS encoding NAD-dependent 4,6-dehydratase LegB, with protein sequence MELISKKSILITGADGFIGSHLTEMLLEKGCKVKALSYYNSFNYWGWLEDIPENKNLEIVTGDVRDPHFCKEIVKGVDVIFHLAALIAIPYSYVAPDSYVDTNVNGTLNICQAAKENGNIRVIHTSTSEVYGTAQYVPIDENHPKQPQSPYSASKIGADMMAMSFYNAFELPVTIARPFNTYGPRQSARAIIPTIITQIANGIKEIKLGDLTPTRDFNFVKDTCRGFIALAENDETIGKEINISSNFEISMRETLELIKKIMNSDVSFVTDDERIRPKDSEVFRLWGDNTLIKELTGFSPKYNIEEGLNETINWFIKPENLLKYKANIYNL encoded by the coding sequence ATGGAGTTAATAAGTAAAAAAAGTATATTAATAACAGGAGCCGATGGCTTTATAGGTTCACATTTAACAGAAATGCTTCTTGAAAAAGGATGTAAAGTTAAAGCATTATCATACTATAATTCATTTAATTACTGGGGTTGGTTGGAAGATATTCCCGAGAATAAAAATTTAGAGATAGTAACAGGTGATGTTCGCGATCCACATTTTTGTAAAGAGATTGTAAAAGGTGTGGATGTCATTTTTCATCTGGCTGCACTAATAGCTATTCCTTATTCCTATGTGGCTCCCGATTCCTATGTTGATACTAATGTAAATGGCACATTAAACATTTGCCAGGCTGCAAAAGAGAATGGGAATATCCGTGTGATTCATACATCAACGTCAGAAGTTTACGGGACAGCACAATACGTACCCATTGATGAAAACCATCCTAAGCAACCTCAATCCCCATACAGTGCTAGTAAAATTGGTGCAGATATGATGGCTATGAGTTTTTATAATGCATTTGAATTACCAGTTACGATTGCAAGACCTTTCAATACTTATGGACCACGGCAATCTGCAAGGGCAATCATTCCTACCATTATTACTCAAATTGCAAATGGCATTAAGGAAATTAAATTAGGAGACTTGACGCCAACAAGGGACTTTAATTTTGTAAAAGATACTTGTCGTGGATTTATTGCCTTGGCAGAAAACGATGAAACCATAGGAAAAGAAATCAATATATCATCGAATTTTGAAATATCTATGAGAGAAACTCTGGAGTTAATAAAAAAAATTATGAATTCTGATGTTTCTTTTGTTACTGATGACGAAAGAATACGGCCTAAAGATTCTGAAGTATTTCGGCTTTGGGGTGATAATACACTAATTAAAGAACTGACAGGATTTTCTCCTAAATACAATATTGAAGAGGGTCTGAATGAAACAATTAACTGGTTTATTAAACCAGAGAATTTATTAAAATATAAAGCAAACATTTACAATCTGTAG
- a CDS encoding polysaccharide biosynthesis protein — MLDSIILITGGTGSFGNAVVRRFLDIDSIKEIRIFSRDEKKQDDMRRFYSHLKIKFFIGDVRSKQSIDSSMQGVDMVFHAAALKQVPSCEFFPMEAVHTNIMGCENVLDSAIQHGVKKVIVLSTDKAVYPINAMGMSKAMSEKVMIAKSRNLNGTGTVLCGTRYGNVMASRGSVIPLFIKQIKAGNTLTITDPEMTRYMMTLDDAVDLVLFAFENGNNGDIFVQKSPACTIKMLAQALLELYNASNPIINIGTRHGEKLFETLVNREEMVKAEDFNNYYRIPSDNRDLNYNSFFSEGESKITKIDDYTSHNTYRLNLDETKEILLKLPSVRNDVLGKNKDKVFEP, encoded by the coding sequence ATGCTAGATAGTATAATTTTAATTACAGGAGGGACTGGTTCATTTGGTAATGCCGTTGTTCGTCGATTTTTAGACATCGATTCAATAAAAGAAATACGTATTTTCAGTCGTGATGAAAAAAAACAAGATGATATGCGGAGGTTTTACAGTCATTTAAAGATAAAGTTTTTCATTGGTGATGTAAGAAGTAAACAAAGTATTGATAGTTCAATGCAAGGTGTTGATATGGTATTTCATGCTGCTGCACTTAAACAAGTACCTTCATGTGAATTTTTCCCGATGGAGGCAGTTCACACCAATATAATGGGTTGCGAAAATGTATTGGACTCAGCTATTCAACACGGAGTGAAAAAAGTAATAGTTTTAAGTACCGACAAAGCTGTGTATCCGATAAATGCCATGGGAATGTCAAAAGCCATGAGCGAAAAAGTAATGATAGCAAAATCAAGAAATCTGAACGGAACGGGAACAGTTCTATGTGGTACACGCTATGGTAATGTTATGGCTTCCCGTGGTTCAGTTATCCCACTTTTTATTAAACAAATTAAAGCTGGTAATACGCTGACTATCACCGATCCGGAAATGACTCGTTATATGATGACCCTTGATGATGCTGTTGACCTCGTGCTTTTCGCTTTTGAAAATGGAAATAATGGAGACATATTTGTTCAGAAATCACCAGCTTGTACTATTAAAATGCTAGCCCAAGCTCTATTAGAACTTTATAACGCGTCTAACCCCATAATTAACATTGGCACAAGGCACGGCGAGAAACTTTTTGAAACCTTAGTTAACAGGGAAGAAATGGTTAAAGCCGAAGATTTTAATAATTATTACCGCATACCCTCCGATAACAGGGATTTAAATTACAATAGCTTTTTCTCGGAAGGTGAATCAAAAATTACCAAAATAGACGATTATACTTCCCATAATACCTATAGGCTTAATCTGGATGAAACAAAAGAAATATTATTAAAACTGCCAAGCGTTAGAAATGATGTGCTGGGAAAAAATAAAGACAAAGTTTTTGAACCGTAG
- a CDS encoding carbamoyltransferase: MPEVILGISAYYHDSAAAIIVDGDIIAAAHEERFTRKKHDYSFPINAAKYVLEEAGIEYNDLLAIAFYDKPLIKFERLLETYHAFAPKGLRSFLSAIPVWIKEKLFMKKMLKEELQKLGKGNVPILFPEHHLSHAASAFYPSPFEEAAILTIDGVGEWATSTICHGKGNQIEIKKELDFPHSIGLLYSTFTYYTGFKVNSGEYKLMGLAPYGNPDSDQVKEYKEKILSELVDIREDGSILLNMKYFNFAIGLKMSNDKKWTELFGIPPRTEESKLTQDYMNMALAIQQITEDVVIQLAKTAKELTGSKNLVMAGGVALNSVANGKLLATGIFNDIWIQPAAGDAGGALGAAYAGWFIWKGKDRKVDPSTDSMKGAYLGPEFGDNDIKKVIRKYNAKYQYFEDFDELIKVVAKHIDEGKVIGWFQGRMEYGPRALGNRSILGDARSPEMQKKMNLKIKYREGFRPFAPTVLEEDIQEYFVLDKPSPYMLLVIPVKKERCNPVPEGYNNLELYDRLYHIRSDVPAITHIDFSARIQSVKRETNPRYWKVINEFKNQTGYGVIVNTSFNVRGEPIVCTPIDGFRCFMRTEMDYLVLGNYLFDKTQQQKLTHDTNWKEEFKLD; this comes from the coding sequence ATGCCTGAAGTAATATTAGGAATATCAGCTTATTATCACGATAGTGCGGCAGCAATTATTGTTGACGGAGATATAATTGCAGCGGCTCACGAAGAGCGTTTTACAAGAAAAAAACATGATTATTCTTTTCCTATCAATGCAGCAAAATATGTTCTTGAAGAAGCAGGGATTGAATATAATGATTTGCTTGCAATTGCTTTTTATGATAAGCCATTAATAAAATTCGAACGCCTGCTCGAAACATATCATGCTTTTGCGCCAAAAGGGTTAAGGAGTTTTCTTTCAGCCATTCCGGTTTGGATAAAGGAAAAGCTTTTTATGAAAAAAATGTTAAAGGAAGAATTGCAAAAGCTCGGCAAAGGAAATGTGCCGATATTATTTCCTGAGCATCATTTATCGCATGCTGCCAGTGCATTTTATCCTTCGCCATTTGAAGAAGCAGCAATCCTTACAATTGATGGTGTAGGTGAATGGGCTACCTCGACAATTTGTCATGGAAAAGGAAATCAAATTGAGATCAAAAAAGAACTTGACTTCCCCCATTCAATAGGATTATTATATTCTACTTTTACTTATTACACAGGTTTTAAAGTTAATAGCGGCGAGTATAAATTAATGGGTTTGGCTCCGTATGGAAATCCGGATTCAGACCAGGTAAAAGAATATAAAGAAAAAATCCTGAGCGAACTTGTCGATATTCGCGAAGATGGCTCAATACTTTTGAATATGAAGTATTTTAATTTCGCAATCGGCTTGAAAATGTCGAACGATAAAAAGTGGACAGAATTATTTGGTATTCCACCCAGAACGGAAGAATCAAAATTAACTCAGGATTATATGAATATGGCTTTGGCAATTCAGCAAATCACCGAGGATGTTGTTATTCAATTGGCCAAAACCGCAAAAGAACTTACTGGTAGCAAAAACCTTGTAATGGCTGGTGGTGTTGCATTAAATAGTGTTGCAAACGGAAAATTGTTGGCTACGGGTATTTTTAATGATATTTGGATACAACCTGCTGCAGGAGATGCAGGCGGTGCTCTTGGTGCTGCTTATGCAGGCTGGTTTATCTGGAAAGGAAAAGATCGCAAGGTTGATCCTTCAACCGATTCAATGAAAGGAGCATATCTCGGTCCTGAATTCGGCGATAATGACATTAAAAAAGTAATAAGAAAATATAATGCGAAATATCAATATTTTGAGGATTTCGACGAACTTATAAAAGTCGTTGCCAAACATATCGACGAAGGAAAAGTAATTGGATGGTTCCAGGGAAGGATGGAATATGGCCCACGGGCTTTAGGAAATCGTAGCATTTTGGGCGATGCCCGAAGCCCAGAAATGCAGAAAAAAATGAACCTGAAAATTAAATATCGTGAAGGCTTCAGGCCTTTTGCTCCTACTGTTCTTGAAGAAGATATTCAGGAATATTTTGTTTTGGATAAGCCCTCCCCATATATGTTATTAGTGATTCCGGTAAAAAAGGAGAGATGTAATCCTGTTCCTGAAGGTTATAATAATTTGGAATTATACGATCGTTTATATCATATACGTTCAGATGTTCCTGCAATTACACATATTGATTTTTCAGCACGTATTCAGAGTGTTAAACGCGAAACAAACCCAAGATACTGGAAAGTGATTAATGAGTTTAAAAATCAGACAGGTTATGGTGTGATTGTCAATACCAGCTTTAATGTAAGGGGAGAACCCATTGTTTGTACTCCGATTGATGGCTTCCGTTGTTTTATGCGCACCGAAATGGATTACCTCGTTTTAGGTAATTATCTATTCGATAAAACTCAACAACAAAAACTCACTCACGACACTAATTGGAAAGAAGAGTTTAAATTGGATTAA
- a CDS encoding nucleotidyltransferase family protein — protein MKSKQDKINSILITTSDSILSALKKMDETFKRLLLVFDGDKFINILSIGDLQRAIIHNKSLETPVKLILRKDTKIAQSHDSFLEIKQQMMEYRTECMPVLDEQKKLVDVYFWEDFFPPEIKRIKRELGLPVVIMAGGKGSRLKPITNVLPKPLIPIGEKTILEHIMSRFSNVGCNDFHLSVNYKANMIRYYFDTLNHPDYNISYFEEKKPLGTAGSLYMLKDRINQTFFISNCDIIIEEDYGEIYNYHKENQNELTIIAALKHYPIPYGTIETGENGILKKLSEKPELTIKINSGMYILEPHLIEEIPKNKFFHITDLIDQILKRKGQIGVFPVSEGSWKDIGTWTDYLFEINKK, from the coding sequence ATGAAAAGTAAACAGGATAAAATAAACAGCATACTAATTACGACCTCAGATTCCATTCTCTCTGCATTAAAGAAGATGGATGAAACCTTCAAACGATTGTTGTTGGTTTTTGATGGAGATAAATTCATAAATATATTAAGTATTGGCGATTTACAGCGGGCAATTATCCATAATAAATCATTAGAAACTCCGGTAAAATTAATACTAAGAAAAGATACAAAAATTGCGCAAAGCCATGATTCTTTCCTAGAAATTAAACAACAGATGATGGAATACAGGACTGAATGTATGCCTGTCTTAGATGAGCAGAAAAAGTTAGTTGATGTTTATTTTTGGGAAGATTTTTTTCCTCCGGAAATTAAAAGAATAAAAAGGGAACTTGGTTTACCAGTTGTTATTATGGCTGGGGGTAAAGGTTCAAGGTTAAAGCCTATTACAAATGTGTTGCCAAAACCACTAATACCAATTGGTGAAAAAACCATCCTTGAGCATATTATGTCCCGATTTTCAAATGTTGGCTGCAATGATTTTCATTTGTCTGTAAATTACAAGGCAAATATGATCCGGTATTATTTTGACACCCTCAATCATCCCGATTACAACATATCCTATTTTGAAGAGAAAAAACCATTAGGTACAGCGGGCAGTCTATATATGCTGAAAGATAGAATTAATCAAACCTTTTTCATATCCAATTGCGACATAATCATAGAAGAGGATTATGGTGAGATTTATAACTATCATAAGGAAAACCAAAACGAACTCACTATAATAGCTGCATTAAAACATTATCCAATACCATATGGTACTATTGAAACCGGTGAAAACGGGATACTTAAAAAATTAAGTGAAAAACCTGAACTAACTATTAAAATAAATTCTGGAATGTATATTCTTGAACCTCATTTAATAGAAGAAATTCCTAAAAATAAATTTTTCCATATAACTGATTTAATTGATCAAATATTAAAAAGAAAGGGACAAATAGGTGTTTTCCCGGTAAGTGAAGGGTCTTGGAAGGATATTGGAACATGGACAGATTATTTATTCGAAATAAATAAAAAATAG